A part of Cryptococcus decagattii chromosome 2, complete sequence genomic DNA contains:
- a CDS encoding riboflavin synthase, alpha subunit: protein MFTGLVEHTSTISAISPSTSTSGFTLTLSSSAPILTDCHIGDSICVNGACLTVTEFDSDSFQVGLAPETLRRTNLGQVKVGDKVNCERAMAGHTRFGGHMVQGHVDDTATIISKVPDGDSIRYTFQLPAATTLLPFIIEKGYITIDGASLTITHVNDAERSFGIMLIAHSQGKLTLTDKKEGDTVNIEVDCVGKYVLGSVERIEGIVERIVERKLKEKGL, encoded by the exons ATGTTCACAGGTCTC GTAGAACACACATCTACCATCTCCgccatctctccctctACCTCCACTTCTGGCTTCACACTTaccctttcctcctctgcGCCGATCCTTACAGATTGCCATATTGGCGATTCCATCTGTGTCAATGGCGCTTGTCTTACCGTAACCGAATTTGACTCCGATTCCTTCCAGGTTGGGCTTGCGCCCGAGACCCTGAGGCGCACGAATTTAGGGCAAGTAAAAGTGGGCGACAAGGTTAACTGTGAGAGGGCGATGGCTGGGCATACGAGGTTTGGCGGGCATATGGTTCAG GGTCATGTAGACGATACAGCgaccatcatctccaaaGTCCCCGATGGCGACTCTATCCGGTACACATTCCAGCTCCCCGCTGCTACCACCCTTCTCCCATTCATCATAGAAAAGGGATACATCACTATCGACGGCGCATCACTCACCATCACCCACGTGAATGATGCCGAACGGTCTTTTGGTATCATGCTCATCGCGCATAGTCAAGGAAAATTGACGTTGACAgacaagaaggagggggaTACGGTGAATATCGAAGTAGATTGTGTGGGCAAGTATGTTTTGGGGAGTGTAGAGAGAATAGAGGGGATTGTGGAGAGGATTGTGGAGAGAAAGttgaaggaaaagggatTATAA
- a CDS encoding multiple RNA-binding domain-containing protein 1, whose protein sequence is MLTSRLIFLNLPSTLNLESFRKTLLSPPTLKSTTITDTKLVPKRRFAFVGYKDVEEAQKAKEWFDGTYAFGGGKVKVDFVKDGPLKTGDKLNRGEKNKEKHPKEGKDNIQERQEPTSTSTAEGTKKEKSVKGKEKSEEPEEPEADDDDAAWLRRRQAALEGEPSAPQLSADEQLILSTSRLFVRNLAFITTSESLSTHFSTYGRIDECHLPVSQTTGEPLGTAFLQFHNAEDALSAYKALDKTTFQGRLLHVLPGRAKPGQEGAVGGSGVVDSKVLGKRDQGKGEVKSKVDERRKQESAKGVNWASLYMNSDAVAASVADRMGISKSELLNADSGNSAVKLALAETTVIEETKKYFEDAGIVLESLQPRVPRSQTTILVKNIPYGTSIQNLTDLFAPHGKLTRILLPPAGTLGVVEFENHMDAGRAFKALAYRRLGNAVLYLEKGPVGMFKSETAPGSGPMSTEQKREEEAKALAEKVESLSEQPDPKDEAGSTLFLKGLNFATTTPHLQTVLSNIPGFSFARVQMKPDPKRPGEKLSMGYGFVGFKTKEEATKALKALEGFEIDGKNLEVRFAQRGAEDDRETKKAGDAEGGKTKSTKVLVKNLPFEATKKDVRELFSAYGQLKSLRLPRKAVPTSTGAQSTRGFAFLEFTTHTEAARAMEALKHTHLLGRHLVLQWANEGEEVDVKGLREKVKGEVRGMEGGGDRKRRKLDFKGGKEDEMDGLEV, encoded by the exons ATGTTGAC GTCGCGTCTCATATTTCTCAATCTCCCCTCGACTCTCAACCTGGAGTCCTTTCGGAAAaccctcctctcccctcCCACCCTCAAATCAACGACCATTACCGATACCAAGCTTGTTCCAAAGAGACGATTCGCTTTTGTTGGTTACAAAGACGTAGAAGAAGCCCAGAAAGCGAAGGAATGGTTTGACGGGACGTATGCTTTTGGCGGTGGAAAAGTCAAGGTGGATTTTGTAAAGGATGGGCCACTCAAGACTGGAGACAAGCTGAACAGAGGCGAGAAaaacaaggagaagcatCCAAAGGAGGGTAAGGATAACATTCAAGAGAGGCAGGAGCCAA CGTCTACCTCTACGGCCGAAGGgacaaagaaggagaagagtgtaaaaggaaaggagaagtCTGAAGAGCCAGAGGAACCCGAAGCAGACGATGACGATGCCGCATGGCTTCGACGACGTCAGGCAGCTCTTGAAGGCGAGCCGTCT GCACCTCAACTATCCGCAGACGAACaactcatcctctccaccagccGTCTTTTCGTACGAAACCTTGCATTTATCACAACCTCCGAATCCCTATCAACTCATTTCTCGACTTATGGACGTATAGACGAGTGCCACCTGCCCGTTTCTCAAACGACTGGTGAACCGCTCGGTACAGCTTTCCTTCAGTTCCACAACGCCGAAGACGCACTTTCTGCGTATAAAGCTTTGGATAAGACGACTTTTCAGGGTAGGCTGTTGCATGTCTTGCCTGGAAGAGCGAAGCCGGGACAAGAAGGTGCCGTTGGGGGAAGCGGGGTGGTGGATAGCAAGGTGTTGGGCAAGCGGGACCAGGGAAAAGGTGAAGTTAAAAGCAAAGTGGATGAGAGGAGGAAACAGGAGAGTGCCAAGGGTGTCAACTGGGCTTCGTTGTACATGAAT AGCGACGCCGTTGCCGCCTCTGTTGCCGATCGGATGGGTATCTCCAAATCCGAGCTTCTCAACGCCGATTCCGGCAACTCTGCTGTAAAGCTCGCTCTTGCCGAAACCACCGTGATTGAAGAAACCAAGAAATACTTCGAAGACGCCGGTATCGTGCTCGAGTCCCTGCAACCCCGTGTCCCTCGCTCTCAAACGACGATCCTCGTGAAAAACATCCCTTACGGCACCTCTATCCAAAACTTGACCGACCTTTTTGCACCGCACGGTAAACTTACGCGGATTCTCTTGCCGCCTGCTGGGACTTTGGGTGTAGTCGAGTTTGAGAACCATATGGACGCTGGCAGAGCTTTCAAAGCACTTGCATACCGCCGTCTGGGGAATGCGGTGCTCTATCTCGAAAAAGGCCCTGTGGGCATGTTTAAATCCGAAACCGCCCCTGGCTCTGGACCCATGAGCACCGAGcaaaagagagaagaagaagctaaAGCCCTCGCTGAAAAAGTGGAATCCCTCTCGGAACAGCCTGACCCCAAGGACGAAGCTGGTTCaactctcttcctcaaggGTCTCAACTTTGCCACAACTAcccctcatctccaaaCTGTACTCTCTAACATCCCCGGTTTCTCTTTTGCGCGTGTGCAGATGAAACCAGACCCCAAACGGCCTGGTGAAAAGCTCTCAATGGGTTATGGATTTGTTGGTTTCAAGACTAAAGAAGAAGCGACTAAGGCGCTCAAGGCTTTGGAAGGGTTTGAAATTGATGGGAAGAATTTGGAAGTTAGGTTTGCTCAACGAGGTGCAGAGGATGATCGGGAGACGAAAAAGGCCGGTGACGCCGAAGGAGGCAAGACAAAGAGCACAAAGGTGCTCGTCAAGAATTTGCCATTTGAAGCTACCAAGAAGGACGTCCGTGAGCTTTTCTCGGCATACGGCCAACTCAAGTCTCTTCGTCTCCCGCGAAAAGCTGTCCCCACCTCGACCGGAGCTCAGTCTACAAGGGGTTTCGCGTTTTTGGAGTTTACCACCCACACAGAGGCTGCGCGAGCGATGGAGGCGCTCAAGCATACACATTTGTTAGGGCGACATTTGGTTTTGCAGTGGGCGAatgagggtgaggaagTGGATGTCAAGGGCTTGAGAGAAAAGGTGAAGGGTGAGGTTAGAGGGATGGAGGGTGGAGGGGAtaggaagaggagaaaatTGGATTTCAAGGGAGGtaaagaagatgagatggatggTCTGGAAGTCTAA
- a CDS encoding protein STU1 produces MPKALTESEVEATLVKLKTADPDRKVDIIQFFGLQLEDLPTNIIDPFLLILPPLIRTPHSLLLSSVLSSFLPYFLPLIPKHPTTHLRLALVQVLPALLEKLNDAKERIHSAAGNAIVILGELSWEAEMPVPTSNLNSSGSLKPGSLSSSTNTKSKPHETLPHLWERHLKDVLQGKTWRSKVEGMKVLARVRSKEGAKMGLKSWLGILVDLLEDGDGNVRDQARETVVELLSPSSTPSAARSDFKRLLVARNVRKTIADDIITRILSGEPADRSAPTVVISGAGKEEAPSRSEAATPALSQTDDVDIVYVASPHDLEREFHSMLPFFEGKETEENWAPRERNILRIRGMMKGQAHVKYQAAFIAGLKDGIVEGLSKTVLSLRTTVAQQSCYLLKELPEGLGAAFDNFVEYLLPILGKMSGFTKKLIADRSQTAVTSIITHTTVHPRIFINHIASGIQEKNVQTRAYSVNHLKTFLIVHSHAKHQIEATPGLSDTLDGAVRKALADVNPGVREVARQAFWRYHEVWKSKAEVLMNSLDGQARKQLEKANPRLTASPVPSYPSSSSTDAPSSASTKLQSKKVDLKTMLAERRRAVKEAGKRAQETNAGSPRVVSNPVPASSGVQHASTTGLPRSNSAVGIERHVHASSPSPVRSPALSSSAIRTRFSPSPKPIQFPIQKKTEVDSPLRSRSTSLTPDLARSPRKSPSPSSRPGLEADESPLRQVSTYPAAGGRCSVGEGRRAVSEFAEVARNDGGDEGNTNQEQPPAIQEEVDQDEQSQQPESELELEQPVSQQGDIFSTSSSGHVPSTPARSITTPTATPLPSSRNENVNGEKVISSKVNSEAFQTPLNPRTNALRSSGVIRTPAWKDSPRPEAVTPQMMQKLKERRHERSWWVKRQELLEKASPLKPLTPSPSSAILPDMEALELGAPTFKNLQKIALFCSSHPVRPQPVAEKGEEERRAFEEEKSVWTGLFDRVMDGVIDLLRPDKDKELLEQGLVVLWEIVQHQWPLVDDTQRLCHGLFRLRESHDAVILESTNALISLLVQISDPMLLLFNLRSSLDRFLTNHPVPLSSSGDSPDPVTNVFSQLSVSNSKESPEKMTRNSGYLFGLTSIGMCVLRLSAPVVVSEGPKLGQIVMEAIKDSSSIIRQAAHSLLLAIQCVIHDSRKTLAFVPALSQGQKDLAVYYMAQNGVLEQIGLHKKAANEGETGGKEERDNMAGELAGLMSRGVIRE; encoded by the exons ATGCCTAAAGCGCTAACAGAATCTGAGGTAGAGGCTACCCTTGTGAAGCTCAAAACAGCAG ACCCCGACAGGAAAGTCGATATCATACAGTTCTTTGGGCTGCAGCTTGAGGAT CTTCCGACGAATATTATTgatcccttcctcctcatcttaCCTCCTCTCATCCGTACACCCCACTCCCTTTTGTTATCCTCCgttctctcttctttcctcccctACTTCTTGCCTCTCATCCCTAAGCACCCCACGACCCATTTACGCTTGGCCCTCGTTCAAGTCCTTCCGGCGCTACTGGAAAAGCTCAATGATGCAAAAGAGAGAATACACTCAGCGGCCGGCAATGCGATCGTCATTCTTGGGGAGCTGAGTTGGGAAGCTGAAATGCCTGTGCCAACGTCAAACCTCAATTCAAGTGGCAGTCTAAAGCCTGGGAGTCTATCATCAAGTACGAACACTAAGTCAAAACCACACGAGACACTTCCTCATTTATGGGAAAGGCACTTAAAGGACGTTcttcaaggcaaaactTGGCGGTCAAAAGTAGAGGGTATGAAGGTCTTAGCAAGAGTGAGAAGTAAAGAAGGCGCCAAGATGGGCCTTAAGTCATGGCTAGGCATTCTGGTGGATCTGTTGGAGGACGGGGATGGGAATGTTAGGGATCAAGCTAGGGAA ACCGTTGTTGAGCTCTTATCGCCATCATCAACCCCGTCCGCTGCTCGATCGGATTTTAAAAGGCTGCTAGTTGCGAGAAACGTACGAAAGACCATAGCGGATGATATCATCACACGCATTCTTAGTGGTGAACCGGCTGACCGTTCTGCGCCTACCGTTGTGATTTCTGGGGcggggaaggaggaagctCCTAGTAGGTCAGAAGCGGCTACCCCTGCTCTTTCACAAACAGATGATGTGGATATCGTATAT GTTGCCTCACCACACGACCTCGAGAGAGAATTCCACTCCATGTTACCTTTCTTTGAGGGTAAAGAGACTGAGGAAAATTGGGCACCAAGAGAGAGAAATATCCTTCGCATACGAGGCATGATGAAAGGACAAGCGCATGTCAAATACCAAGCTGCTTTCATAGCCGGTTTGAAGGATGGCATTGTGGAAGGACTGTCAAAGACT GTACTCAGTCTGAGGACCACAGTGGCTCAACAAAGTTGCTATCTTCTCAAGGAGCTCCCAGAAGGTTTAGGGGCGGCGTTTGACAACTTCGTCGAATACCTCTTACCTATACTGGGAAAGATGTC GGGATTTACGAAAAAGCTCATCGCCGATCGCTCCCAAACCGCCGTGACATCTATTATTACTCACACTACCGTTCACCCCCGTATCTTCATCAATCACATCGCTTCAGGTATCCAAGAAAAGAATGTCCAGACCCGCGCCTATTCAGTTAACCACCTCAAAACATTCCTGATTGTCCATTCCCACGCCAAGCACCAAATCGAAGCGACACCAGGTTTGAGTGATACGCTGGATGGTGCGGTCAGGAAAGCGTTGGCAGACGTGAACCCGGGTGTGAGAGAGGTGGCAAGGCAAGCATTCTGGAGGTATCACGAAGTGTGGAAAAGCAAAGCAGAAGTCTTGATGAACAGCCTAGATGGGCAGGCGAGGAAGCAGCTCGAGAAAGCTAATCCGAGGTTGACGGCTTCTCCTGTGCCTTCTTatccctcttcatcatctaccgATGCCCCAAGCTCTGCAAGTACAAAGCTCCAATCCAAAAAGGTGGATCTCAAGACGATGCTTGCAGAAAGGAGGCGAGCCGTGAAAGAAGCTGGAAAGCGAGCACAAGAGACGAATGCGGGGTCTCCTAGAGTGGTGTCGAACCCCGTGCCTGCTTCATCGGGAGTTCAGCACGCTTCCACCACAGGCCTACCCAGATCGAACTCTGCTGTCGGTATTGAAAGACATGTACATGCCTCCAGCCCCAGCCCCGTCCGTTCACCGGCACTTAGTTCATCGGCTATTCGTACCAGGTTCTCACCCTCTCCCAAACCCATTCAATTCCCGATCCAGAAGAAGACCGAGGTCGACTCACCCCTGCGCTCGCGATCTACAAGCCTTACCCCAGATTTGGCGAGAAGCCCGCGTAAGTCACCgtctccatcttcaagacCAGGTTTGGAAGCGGACGAATCTCCGTTACGGCAGGTCTCGACTTATCCTGCTGCGGGTGGACGTTGCTcagttggagaaggaagaagagctgtATCCGAGTTTGCAGAGGTGGCTAGAAATG atggtggagatgagggGAATACGAACCAAGAACAACCTCCAGCGATACAGGAAGAAGTGGACCAAGATGAACAGAGCCAACAACCCGAATCTGAGCTTGAGTTAGAGCAACCCGTATCTCAACAGGGTGATATTTTCTCTACTTCGTCTTCCGGTCATGTGCCATCAACCCCTGCACGATCGATAACGACACCTACAGCCACACCGTTACCTAGTTCGCGTAATGAAAACGTCAACGGGGAAAAGGTTATCAGCTCGAAGGTCAACTCCGAGGCTTTCCAAACGCCACTAAATCCCAGGACTAATGCTCTTAGAAGCAGCGGTGTTATTCGTACTCCGGCATGGAAGGACTCTCCAAGACCAGAGGCAGTGACTCCTCAGATGATGCagaagttgaaggagagacGACATGAGAGGAGTTGGTGGGTGAAAAGACAAGAGT TATTAGAAAAGGCTTCGCCACTCAAGCCTCTTACTccatcaccttcatctGCCATACTGCCTGATATGGAAGCTCTCGAATTGGGCGCGCCGACGTTCAAGAACCTCCAAAAAATCGCACTTTTCTGCAGCTCGCATCCCGTCCGTCCTCAGCCGGTTGCCGAAAAGggcgaagaggaaaggagggcgtttgaagaagagaagagtgtCTGGACCGGCTTGTTTGATAGGGTCATGGATGGCGTGATAGACCTCTTGAGACCAGACAAG GACAAAGAACTTCTCGAACAAGGACTGGTAGTCCTTTGGGAAATCGTTCAACATCAATGGCCACTGGTCGATGATACGCAGAGACTGTGCCACGGGTTGTTCAGGTTGAGAGAAAGTCATGATGCCGTT ATACTCGAGTCGACTAACGCTCTGATATCTCTCCTCGTCCAAATATCTGACCCgatgcttcttcttttcaatCTCCGTTCAAGCCTCGATCGTTTTCTTACCAATCATCCTGTCCCTCTCTCAAGCTCTGGGGACAGTCCCGATCCAGTGACCAATGTGTTTTCACAACTATCAGTCTCGAACTCCAAAGAATCGCCTGAAAAGATGACGAGGAACTCGGGCTATCTATTCGGGCTTACAAGTATCGGTATGTGCGTATTGAGATTATCAGCGCCCGTGGTTGTTTCGGAAGGGCCGAAGCTAGGTCAGATTGTCATGGAA GCAATAAAGgattcttcatccatcatccGCCAGGCTGCccattctctcctcctgGCCATCCAATGCGTTATTCATGACTCCAGGAAAACACTTGCCTTTGTGCCTGCCCTGTCACAGGGTCAAAAAGATCTCGCTGTATATTATATGGCACAAAACGGGGTCTTGGAGCAGATTGGACTTCATAAAAAAGCAGCtaatgaaggagaaacaggggggaaagaagagagggataATATGGCTGGCGAATTGGCAGGGTTGATGTCGAGGGGAGTGATAAGGGAGTGA
- a CDS encoding cofilin produces the protein MSSGVQPTQECIEKFQELKTGKKLAYVIYGLSEDKRSIVVLKASEDKDFDSFVAELPEKDCRWAVYDYEFTLPGGEGVRNKLCFIVWSPDDASVKSKMIFASSKDALRRRLEGIHAEIQATDFSEITKDVVFDKVTRK, from the exons ATG TCCTCCGGTGTCCAACCT ACCCAAGAGTGTATCGAAAAGTTCCAGGAACTCAAGACTGGCAAGAAGCTCGCCTATGTCATCTATGGTCTCTCTGAGGACAAGCGATCCATTGTCGTTCTCAAGGCCTCCGAGGACAAGGACTTTGACAGCTTTGTGGCTGAGCTCCCTGAGAAGGACTGTAGATGGGCGGTGTACGACTATGAGTTCACTTTGCCCGGTGGTGAAGGCGTGAGGAACAAGCTGTGTTTCATTGTCTG GTCCCCCGATGATGCCTCCGTCAAGAGCAAGATGAtctttgcttcttccaaGGATGCTCTCCGTCGTCGTCTTGAAG GTATCCACGCCGAGATCCAAGCCACCGACTTCTCTGAGATCACCAAGGATGTCG TCTTCGACAAGGTCACCCGAAAGTAA